The Daucus carota subsp. sativus chromosome 9, DH1 v3.0, whole genome shotgun sequence genome window below encodes:
- the LOC108202289 gene encoding receptor-like protein EIX2: MCHPSIQVLNLAKNDITGNIPLCFGNFTAIITSYNSRKEDGPPYSRLSDEDIIIDVPKGYELTYSSTLDFLYFNDLSNYNISGEIPKELMNLHGLLSLNIAGNRLSGRIPDTIGKLDKLEFLDLSRNELAGHIPQSLSNLSFLSRLNLSFNDFSGRIPTGNQLRTLDDPSIYVGNNQLCGPPILKPCPSHTDSHDCQNNNEAEFYSDDEHLWFYAG, from the coding sequence ATGTGTCATCCATCAATTCAAGTTCTAAACCTGGCAAAAAATGACATAACAGGAAACATTCCTCTTTGCTTCGGCAATTTTACTGCCATAATTACAAGTTATAACAGCAGAAAAGAAGATGGTCCCCCATACTCGAGACTGAGTGATGAAGATATAATTATTGATGTTCCAAAAGGATATGAACTAACATATTCCTCTACACTCGATTTTCTTTATTTCAATGATTTATCAAATTACAACATCAGTGGAGAGATTCCAAAGGAGTTGATGAACCTCCATGGTTTGTTGAGTTTAAACATAGCCGGTAACCGTCTATCCGGAAGGATCCCTGACACGATTGGGAAATTGGATAAACTGGAATTTCTTGATCTGTCCAGAAATGAACTTGCTGGTCATATTCCACAGAGTCTGTCAAATCTGAGCTTTTTAAGCCGTTTAAACCTCTCCTTTAATGATTTTTCGGGGAGAATACCAACCGGAAACCAACTCCGAACCCTAGACGATCCCTCCATTTATGTTGGAAACAATCAGCTCTGTGGTCCACCCATCCTGAAGCCCTGTCCTAGTCACACAGATTCACATGATTGTCAGAACAACAATGAAGCTGAATTTTATTCGGATGACGAGCACCTGTGGTTTTACGCAGGATAG